In Dendropsophus ebraccatus isolate aDenEbr1 chromosome 14, aDenEbr1.pat, whole genome shotgun sequence, the following proteins share a genomic window:
- the DNAJC7 gene encoding dnaJ homolog subfamily C member 7 produces the protein MAATADCDVMMAPAEPERTPEERDREAEAYKEKGNSFYAQKDYNEAYNYYTKAIDCSSKNASYYGNRAATLMMLGKFREALEDAQQAVRLDDTFVKGHQREGKCHLTLGNAMAATRCFQKVLELEPNNEPTRQELKNAAAVLEYERIGEADFEKRDFRKVVFCMDRALELAPACHRFKILKAECLALLGRYPDAQSVASDILRMDSTNADALYVRGLCLYYEDCIEKAVQFFVQALKMFPDHQKARLACRNAKALKAKKEEGNQAFKEGNYELAYRLYSEALSIDPNNIKTNAKLYCNRGTVNAKLKKLDEAIEDCTKAVKLDETYIKAYLRRAQCYTDTEQYEEAVRDYEKVYQTENTKEHKQFLKNAQLELKKSKRKDYYKILGVDKSASEDEIKKAYRKRALMHHPDRHSGATTEVQKEEEKKFKEVGEAFTILSDPKKKARYDSGQDLEEDEMNMGDFDANNIFKAFFSSPGGFSFEASGPGNFFFQFG, from the exons GGAGGCCGAGGCGTACAAAGAGAAGGGGAATTCATTCTACGCACAGAAGGACTACAATGAAGCTTACAACTACTATACAAAGGCCATTG aTTGCTCAAGCAAAAATGCCAGTTACTATGGAAACCGAGCAGCGACGTTGATGATGCTTGGGAAGTTTCGGGAGGCTTTGGAAGACGCCCAACAAGCTGTGCGGCTTGATGACACCTTTGTGAAG GGTCATCAACGCGAGGGAAAGTGTCACCTGACTCTGGGAaacgctatggctgctacacgCTGCTTTCAGAAGGTATTGGAACTGGAGCCAAATAATGAACCGACACGGCAAGAG TTGAAGAACGCAGCCGCCGTCTTAGAGTATGAAAGGATTGGGGAAGCTGACTTTGAAAAACGGGATTTCCGGAAG GTTGTGTTCTGCATGGATCGAGCCTTAGAGTTGGCCCCTGCCTGCCACCGCTTCAAAATCCTCAAAGCAGAATGTCTGGCGCTTCTTGGCCGCTACCCAGATGCCCAGTCCGTCGCTAG CGACATCTTAAGGATGGACTCCACGAACGCTGATGCGCTGTATGTGCGGGGTCTCTGCTTATACTATGAAGACTGTATCGAGAAGGCTGTACAATTCTTTGTGCAAGCTTTGAAAATGTTCCCCGATCACCAGAAAGCGCGGCTAGCCTGCAGG AATGCTAAGGCCTTAAAAGCCAAGAAGGAAGAAGGCAACCAGGCGTTTAAAGAAGGAAACTATGAACTGGCTTACAGACTTTACTCAGAAGCACTCAGCATAGACCCCAATAACATCAAAACAAATGCCAAATTATACTGTAACCGCGGCACTGTCAATGCAAAG CTTAAGAAACTGGACGAGGCCATAGAGGATTGTACGAAAGCAGTAAAACTGGACGAAACTTACATCAAGGCATATTTACGGAGAGCACAATG TTATACAGACACAGAACAGTATGAAGAAGCAGTCAGAGATTACGAGAAGGTTTACCAGACGGAAAATACAAAAG AACACAAGCAATTCCTCAAGAATGCACAGCTGGAGTTAAAGAAGAGCAAGCGGAAAGATTACTATAAGATTCTGGGGGTAGACAAGAGCGCGTCAGAAGATGAGATCAAGAAAGCGTACAGAAAGCGAGCACTTATGCATCATCCAG ACAGACACAGTGGTGCAACCACAGAAGTTCAGAAAGAAGAGGAAAAGAAATTTAAAGAAGTCGGCGAGGCCTTTACAATCCTGTCTGATCCGAAGAAGAAAGCTCGCTATGATAGTGGGCAGGACTTGGAGGAGGATGAAATGAACATGGGAG ATTTTGATGCCAACAATATATTCAAGGCATTCTTCAGTAGTCCTGGAGGCTTCAGCTTTGAAG CATCCGGGCCTGGAAACTTCTTTTTCCAGTTTGGTTAA